ATAAACAACCCACTCTTTTGAATATATAGAGGAAAGTAAATTTTCAAATTCATTATCATTGTAAAGATATTGCTGACTACCATAAAAATTAAGCTTATTTTCATTGTATAGTTGTTTGAGATAATATAGAAATTTGCCTCTGAATTTGCGAGAAAGCACTTTAACTGGGATGAAAAACTTTTTTCTACTACTTACCCATTTTCCTATTGAAGATAACCCTCCACCGGGTACAATACAATGAATATGAGGATGGTGCATAAGATTTTGTCCCCACGTATGTAAAATAGAGGTAAATCCCAGTGTTCCACCTAGATATTTTTTGTCAGATGCTAATTCTGTAAGAGTTTCAGCGACAGCTTTAAATAAAAGAGTATATAGCTCCTTTTGATTTTGATATACTATTAAATTTATGGTATCTGGAATGGTAAATACAACATGAAAGTATCCAACGTTAAGTAAATTACTTTTCTGAGAGTCAACCCAACGTTCTTTAGCAAGATTTTGACATTTAGGACAGTGTCTATTGCGACAAGAGTTGTAAGAAATCTTAGTACTTCCACAGCTTTCACATTTGTCTATATGACCACCTAATTGGGAAGTCCTACATTTTTCAATTGCAGACATAGCTTTTAGTTGAGCAAGTGTAAGCTTATGTTTTTCACGATATTCTGTACCATATTGTTGAAAAATATCTTGAACTTCAATCATTATTCTTATGCGTTTTTTTCGCTGATTTTTTCAACATGTCGAGAGGACTTTTTACATTTAAGGATTCAATATTTATCATATGTAAATAAAAACAGGTTGAACTGATATCCGAATGACCAAGAAGCTGTTTAATATGAAATATGCTTGTTCCAGATTCAAGTAGGTGAGTAGCAAAGCTATGGCGAACACAATGTACAGTAACTGGTTTAGTAATATTTGCTTTCTTTATGTATTTGTGAAACATGTTTTGTACTGATCTGGAGTTAATATGGGTGCCGGTATTATTTCTGCTATAAAAAAGCCATTCTTTAGGGTGGTATTCTTTCCAGTAATCTCTGAGTATTTCTAGATTGTCCTGTGAAAGTAATGCATATCTATCTTTGGAACCTTTACCATTACGGATAAATAGTTGCATTTTTTTACTATCAATATCTGAAACTTTTAGACATGAGACTTCGTTAAGTCTTAATCCTGCACCGTAGAGGGTCATTAAGATGGATTTATCTCTTAAATTATCGCAGGCATTGAAGAGGCTTTGAATTTCATCTTTAGTAAGAATATTTGGGAACTTACGATTTCTGCGGTGGCGAGGTATTTGTTTACAATTTAAATTAGTATCCAAGGTTGCACCATACAAAAAAC
This DNA window, taken from Clostridium estertheticum, encodes the following:
- a CDS encoding IS91 family transposase produces the protein MIEVQDIFQQYGTEYREKHKLTLAQLKAMSAIEKCRTSQLGGHIDKCESCGSTKISYNSCRNRHCPKCQNLAKERWVDSQKSNLLNVGYFHVVFTIPDTINLIVYQNQKELYTLLFKAVAETLTELASDKKYLGGTLGFTSILHTWGQNLMHHPHIHCIVPGGGLSSIGKWVSSRKKFFIPVKVLSRKFRGKFLYYLKQLYNENKLNFYGSQQYLYNDNEFENLLSSIYSKEWVVYCKPPFKKAACVVEYLGRYTHKVAISNNRIINIENGNVTFRWRDYKESSKCKLMTISSDEFIRRFLIHILPSGFMKIRHYGLLGNRNKTTKLKLCKYLTNTPILLKEKISTLQLIKNITGRDLSKCPHCGSDNLSRCTLFSRSPPTTIQTA
- a CDS encoding tyrosine-type recombinase/integrase produces the protein MTKEQVLEKLKFDVELRGLSKHTQDEYYTKCKIFQNHFDKPATELYEKDIREFLHYLTTEKKLTSGSVNSYNSGLRFLYGATLDTNLNCKQIPRHRRNRKFPNILTKDEIQSLFNACDNLRDKSILMTLYGAGLRLNEVSCLKVSDIDSKKMQLFIRNGKGSKDRYALLSQDNLEILRDYWKEYHPKEWLFYSRNNTGTHINSRSVQNMFHKYIKKANITKPVTVHCVRHSFATHLLESGTSIFHIKQLLGHSDISSTCFYLHMINIESLNVKSPLDMLKKSAKKTHKNND